A window of Micrococcus endophyticus contains these coding sequences:
- a CDS encoding inositol monophosphatase family protein: MSAPVPSPAALRRIALDAAGAVSADLAAAFRSPSAAGPGPEAKSTHHDLVTVHDRRTEARLVAALTTAVPGSAVLGEELGARDGAGEAARLTWIVDPVDGTSNFAHGFAMFSVSVAAAVDGEVVAGVVLDPVSGLAFSADDDGAWLARPGVAERPLADVARPAPAGGERAQNLVTSYPAGEALALEGEDALRRFGRLVSAHATVRRTVSGALELAYAAAGWADAALYVDTKPWDVAAGQLILRRAGGRWLTPDPAAPSSGRLVDDGPRAHTCPFALAVAPGREVPTTAAVLGDIVASRAADHV, from the coding sequence ATGAGCGCGCCCGTCCCCTCCCCCGCGGCCCTGCGCCGCATCGCCCTCGACGCCGCCGGCGCGGTGTCCGCGGACCTCGCCGCCGCCTTCCGCAGCCCGTCCGCGGCCGGTCCGGGGCCGGAGGCCAAGAGCACGCACCACGACCTGGTGACGGTCCACGACCGGCGCACGGAGGCCCGGCTCGTCGCGGCGCTCACGACGGCGGTCCCCGGCTCCGCCGTCCTCGGCGAGGAGCTCGGCGCCCGCGACGGCGCGGGCGAGGCCGCTCGGCTGACGTGGATCGTGGACCCCGTCGACGGGACCTCGAACTTCGCGCACGGCTTCGCGATGTTCTCCGTGTCCGTCGCCGCCGCCGTGGACGGGGAGGTGGTGGCCGGCGTCGTGCTGGACCCGGTGTCCGGGCTCGCCTTCTCCGCGGACGACGACGGCGCGTGGCTCGCCCGGCCGGGCGTGGCCGAGCGGCCGCTCGCCGACGTCGCTCGGCCGGCCCCGGCCGGGGGCGAGCGCGCCCAGAACCTGGTGACCTCCTACCCTGCGGGCGAGGCGCTGGCCCTCGAGGGCGAGGACGCGCTGCGCCGCTTCGGCCGGCTCGTCAGCGCCCACGCGACCGTGCGGCGGACGGTCTCCGGCGCCCTCGAGCTGGCCTACGCGGCGGCGGGCTGGGCCGACGCCGCGCTGTACGTGGACACCAAGCCGTGGGACGTCGCGGCGGGGCAGCTGATCCTGCGCCGCGCTGGGGGCAGGTGGCTCACGCCGGACCCGGCCGCGCCGTCGTCGGGTCGGCTCGTCGACGACGGCCCGCGCGCCCACACGTGCCCGTTCGCGCTCGCCGTCGCCCCGGGCCGCGAGGTGCCGACGACGGCGGCGGTGCTGGGCGACATCGTCGCCTCGCGGGCGGCCGACCATGTCTAG
- a CDS encoding pyridoxamine 5'-phosphate oxidase family protein: protein MTPQHHDTADAPSMQRPDPVAEPGDHLMFEHPDGEAVLVLDEDQVWRLLRRVRHARLGLAVDGRPDIVPVNVRAHDGAIYFRTAPGSKLAELTVNPRVVVQADGILADQAWSVLVHGTARRLDTEAEIAEAESLGIEPWVPTLKDFYVRVDVQRVSGRHFVFGTHPERNESQTD from the coding sequence ATGACCCCGCAGCACCACGACACCGCCGACGCCCCGTCGATGCAGCGCCCCGACCCCGTCGCGGAGCCCGGGGACCACCTGATGTTCGAGCACCCGGACGGTGAGGCCGTCCTGGTGCTGGACGAGGACCAGGTCTGGCGACTGCTGCGCCGCGTGCGCCACGCGCGCCTCGGGCTGGCCGTGGACGGGCGGCCGGACATCGTGCCGGTGAACGTGCGGGCCCACGACGGCGCCATCTACTTCCGCACCGCGCCCGGCTCGAAGCTCGCCGAGCTCACGGTGAACCCGCGCGTCGTGGTGCAGGCCGACGGGATCCTGGCCGACCAGGCCTGGTCCGTGCTCGTGCATGGCACCGCGCGCCGCCTGGACACGGAGGCGGAGATCGCGGAGGCCGAGTCCCTCGGCATCGAGCCGTGGGTGCCGACGCTGAAGGACTTCTACGTCCGCGTGGACGTCCAGCGCGTGTCCGGCCGCCACTTCGTGTTCGGCACCCACCCGGAGCGCAACGAGTCCCAGACCGACTGA
- a CDS encoding thiamine pyrophosphate-binding protein codes for MSAEQATTAAPRRNGGDLAVETLHALGARTVFGIPGQHALGLFDALSRSPLEFVSNRVENNAAFAADGYARGTGEVGVLFLSTGPGALTSLAGLQEAYATGVPLVVVASQIPLSGLGARRKGMLHQLDDQKASARNVTKAQFTVHHASGIPSAIQDAWAEAVTVPQGPVWVEIPQDVLLGEVLVPPVEDALAVPYDHPPRAELVDESVRWLRDAQRVAIVAGGGVRRSGRAAMESLREVAELLQAPVVCSPGGNTAFPWEHPLSLGGWVEDRLVTDLLEDAEVLLVVGSSLGEVTSNYFTLEPRGRLIQVDAEPRVLETNHPTLGVRADAGQALEALAAALRESGPVAEDAPVWHGRTPAEVVAETMGRVAARLDAQDLGVERRFMADIRAAVPSTMQTYWDMTIAAYWAWNCWDAQDGEFHSAQGAGGLGYGFPAAFGGAVGLAHQGRTGIDGRVLAVAGDGSAMYSIAELAAARQHDAAVTWLIIDDGGYGILREYMEGAFGKATATELDRPDFQALAASFGVPAETVGVEDVRGALERAFQADGPNVVVVQTRLAMWAPSHLGEAPEV; via the coding sequence ATGAGCGCGGAGCAGGCGACGACGGCGGCCCCGCGGCGCAACGGCGGCGACCTGGCCGTGGAGACGCTCCACGCCCTGGGCGCGCGGACGGTCTTCGGCATCCCGGGCCAGCACGCCCTGGGTCTCTTCGATGCACTGTCCCGCTCCCCGCTGGAGTTCGTCTCGAACCGCGTGGAGAACAACGCCGCCTTCGCCGCGGACGGGTACGCCCGCGGCACCGGCGAGGTGGGCGTCCTCTTCCTGTCCACCGGCCCCGGCGCGCTCACCTCGCTCGCCGGCCTGCAGGAGGCCTACGCCACCGGCGTGCCCCTGGTCGTGGTGGCCTCCCAGATCCCGCTCTCCGGGCTCGGCGCCCGCCGCAAGGGCATGCTCCACCAGCTGGACGACCAGAAGGCCTCCGCCCGCAACGTCACCAAGGCCCAGTTCACGGTGCACCACGCCTCGGGCATCCCCTCGGCCATCCAGGACGCCTGGGCGGAGGCCGTCACCGTGCCGCAGGGCCCGGTGTGGGTCGAGATCCCGCAGGACGTGCTGCTCGGCGAGGTCTTGGTGCCCCCGGTCGAGGACGCCCTCGCCGTGCCCTACGACCACCCGCCGCGCGCCGAGCTCGTGGACGAGTCCGTGCGCTGGCTGCGCGACGCCCAGCGGGTGGCGATCGTGGCCGGCGGCGGCGTGCGCCGCTCCGGCCGCGCCGCGATGGAGAGCCTGCGGGAGGTCGCGGAGCTGCTGCAGGCGCCCGTGGTCTGCTCGCCGGGCGGCAACACCGCCTTCCCGTGGGAGCACCCGCTCAGCCTCGGCGGCTGGGTGGAGGACCGCCTCGTCACGGACCTGCTCGAGGACGCGGAGGTGCTGCTGGTGGTGGGCTCCTCGCTCGGCGAGGTCACCTCGAACTACTTCACGCTCGAGCCGCGCGGCCGCCTCATCCAGGTGGACGCGGAGCCGCGCGTGCTGGAGACCAACCACCCCACACTCGGCGTGCGCGCCGACGCCGGCCAGGCGCTCGAGGCCCTCGCCGCGGCCCTGCGGGAGTCCGGCCCGGTGGCCGAGGACGCGCCCGTCTGGCACGGCCGCACCCCGGCCGAGGTGGTCGCCGAGACGATGGGGCGGGTCGCCGCCCGCCTCGACGCCCAGGACCTCGGCGTGGAGCGCCGGTTCATGGCGGACATCCGCGCCGCCGTCCCGTCGACCATGCAGACGTACTGGGACATGACCATCGCCGCCTACTGGGCGTGGAACTGCTGGGACGCGCAGGACGGCGAGTTCCACTCGGCGCAGGGCGCCGGTGGTCTCGGCTACGGGTTCCCGGCCGCGTTCGGCGGCGCGGTGGGCCTGGCCCACCAGGGCCGCACCGGGATCGACGGGCGCGTGCTCGCCGTGGCCGGCGACGGCTCGGCCATGTACTCGATCGCCGAGCTCGCGGCGGCCCGCCAGCACGACGCGGCGGTGACGTGGCTGATCATCGACGACGGCGGGTACGGCATCCTGCGCGAGTACATGGAGGGCGCGTTCGGCAAGGCCACGGCCACCGAGCTCGACCGGCCGGACTTCCAGGCCCTCGCCGCCTCCTTCGGCGTGCCCGCCGAGACGGTGGGAGTGGAGGACGTGCGCGGCGCGCTCGAGCGCGCGTTCCAGGCGGACGGGCCGAACGTCGTCGTGGTCCAGACCCGCCTGGCCATGTGGGCGCCGAGCCACCTGGGGGAGGCCCCGGAGGTCTGA
- the speB gene encoding agmatinase, with protein MLEIPRVEDNGRLGPVNSALVPRYGGAPTYALLPRLDEAAAAGVAPEIKVVGVPFDAGVSYRPGARFGSGHVRQSSRLLRPYNPATDTSPFAQAQVVDAGDMAVNPFNIGEAIEAIQQDAMDLTEDGASLMTIGGDHTIALPLLRAASARAGEPVALLHFDAHLDTWDTYFGAEYTHGTPFRRAVEEGILDTEAISHVGTRGPLYGKKDLDDDHRMGFGIVTSSDVFRKGVDEIVDQLRQRIGGRPLYISVDIDVLDPAHAPGTGTPEAGGITSRELLEILRGLRGLDIVGADLVEVAPAYDHAELTGVAASHVAYDLITLMADRRASRAAAGEEQGR; from the coding sequence ATGCTCGAGATCCCCCGCGTCGAGGACAACGGCCGCCTCGGCCCCGTGAACTCCGCCCTCGTGCCCCGCTACGGCGGCGCCCCCACCTACGCGCTGCTGCCGCGCCTGGACGAGGCGGCCGCGGCCGGCGTCGCCCCGGAGATCAAGGTGGTCGGCGTGCCGTTCGACGCCGGCGTCTCCTACCGCCCCGGTGCACGCTTCGGGTCCGGCCACGTGCGGCAGTCCTCGCGGCTGCTGCGCCCGTACAACCCCGCCACGGACACCTCGCCCTTCGCGCAGGCCCAGGTGGTGGACGCCGGGGACATGGCGGTGAACCCGTTCAACATCGGCGAGGCCATCGAGGCGATCCAGCAGGACGCGATGGACCTGACCGAGGACGGCGCCTCGCTCATGACCATCGGCGGCGACCACACCATCGCGCTGCCGCTGCTGCGGGCCGCGTCGGCCCGCGCCGGCGAGCCCGTGGCCCTGCTGCACTTCGACGCCCACCTGGACACGTGGGACACCTACTTCGGCGCCGAGTACACCCACGGCACGCCGTTCCGCCGCGCCGTGGAGGAGGGGATCCTGGACACCGAGGCCATCTCGCATGTGGGCACCCGCGGCCCGCTCTACGGCAAGAAGGACCTCGACGACGACCACCGCATGGGCTTCGGCATCGTCACCTCCTCGGACGTGTTCCGCAAGGGTGTGGACGAGATCGTGGACCAGCTGCGCCAGCGCATCGGGGGTCGGCCGCTCTACATCTCCGTGGACATCGACGTCCTCGACCCGGCACACGCGCCGGGCACCGGCACCCCCGAGGCCGGCGGCATCACGAGCCGCGAGCTGCTCGAGATCCTGCGCGGGCTGCGCGGCCTGGACATCGTGGGTGCCGACCTGGTGGAGGTCGCCCCGGCCTACGACCACGCCGAGCTGACCGGCGTCGCCGCGTCCCACGTGGCCTACGACCTGATCACCCTGATGGCCGACCGCCGCGCCTCCCGCGCAGCTGCCGGAGAGGAGCAGGGCCGATGA
- a CDS encoding XRE family transcriptional regulator — protein MKALPLETAPGQALIGRRLRALREARRLTVAQLAEAAGVSKGFLSRLERDLTSPSVSTLVTLCQVLGASPGDVLDAPEVTVVRLADAPAISLGGEGIRERLITPRGRRDLQILRADIAPHGRGEAELYTVDCRMEAVHVVTGRLELRTTEAVHLLEEGDTVTLPGREPHSWANPDDRPAVVLWTLVGHA, from the coding sequence ATGAAGGCCCTCCCGCTCGAGACCGCGCCGGGCCAGGCGCTGATCGGCCGCCGGTTGCGCGCGCTGCGCGAGGCGCGGCGGCTCACCGTGGCCCAGCTGGCCGAGGCGGCCGGCGTCAGCAAGGGCTTCCTCTCCCGCCTCGAGCGGGACCTGACGAGCCCGTCCGTGAGCACGCTCGTCACCCTGTGCCAGGTGCTCGGCGCGAGCCCGGGCGACGTCCTGGACGCGCCCGAGGTGACGGTCGTGCGCCTCGCCGACGCCCCCGCGATCAGCCTCGGCGGCGAGGGCATCCGCGAGCGCCTCATCACCCCGCGCGGTCGTCGCGACCTGCAGATCCTGCGCGCGGACATCGCGCCGCACGGCCGCGGGGAGGCGGAGCTGTACACCGTGGACTGCCGCATGGAGGCGGTGCACGTGGTCACCGGCCGCCTCGAGCTGCGGACCACCGAGGCCGTGCACCTGTTGGAGGAGGGGGACACCGTCACCCTTCCCGGCCGCGAGCCTCACTCGTGGGCCAATCCGGACGACCGCCCCGCCGTCGTGCTGTGGACCCTCGTGGGCCACGCCTGA
- a CDS encoding sodium:solute symporter, producing MTLNLTIVAVYLVGMLAFGWWGKTRAASSEDYLVAGRRLGPVLFTGTMAAVVLGGASTVGGVGLGYEFGLSGAWLVAAIGVGVLILSVAFAPILARLKIYTVSQMLRLRYGRGGASHASSFVMLAYTLMLAATSTGAYASIFVVLFGWDRWLSVLVGGGIVLAYSVLGGMWSITLADMAQFLIMTVGLFALMLPISLANAGGWGAMQERLGTEFFSWDGIGVQSIVTYFVVYTLGLLIGQDVWQRVFTARSPRVAQIGGATAGLYCIVYGVAGAVIGMAARTVTADIAAKDDVFAWVAQNLLPVGVGGVALAAAVAAMMSTASGAIIAASTVMRTDILPILRGEAAASEDGATTEDEAPETAAELASNRGWVLLLGAVVLGLAIVVPDVVAALTIAYDILVGGLFVAIVGGLVWKRGTGTAALWSMVVGTVGTLGTMGWLEMNAAEPFEGVFANEPIYVGLAASAVVYVLLSLVTRPTDPAVLEAWRVRSRHGVDAAARERL from the coding sequence GTGACCCTCAACCTGACCATCGTCGCCGTCTACCTGGTCGGCATGCTCGCCTTCGGCTGGTGGGGCAAGACCCGCGCCGCCAGCTCGGAGGACTACCTCGTGGCGGGCCGTCGCCTCGGGCCGGTGCTGTTCACCGGCACCATGGCCGCCGTCGTGCTCGGCGGCGCCTCCACCGTGGGCGGCGTCGGCCTGGGGTACGAGTTCGGGCTCTCCGGCGCGTGGCTCGTGGCCGCCATCGGCGTCGGCGTGCTCATCCTGTCGGTGGCGTTCGCCCCGATCCTCGCCCGCCTGAAGATCTACACCGTCTCGCAGATGCTGCGCCTGCGGTACGGCCGCGGCGGGGCCTCCCACGCCTCCTCCTTCGTGATGCTCGCCTACACGCTCATGCTCGCCGCCACCTCCACCGGCGCCTACGCGTCGATCTTCGTGGTGCTCTTCGGCTGGGACCGCTGGCTGTCCGTCCTGGTGGGCGGCGGCATCGTGCTGGCCTACTCCGTGCTCGGCGGCATGTGGTCCATCACCCTGGCGGACATGGCCCAGTTCCTCATCATGACCGTCGGCCTGTTCGCCCTCATGCTCCCCATCTCCCTGGCCAACGCCGGCGGCTGGGGTGCCATGCAGGAACGCCTGGGCACCGAGTTCTTCAGCTGGGACGGGATCGGCGTGCAGTCGATCGTCACCTATTTCGTGGTCTACACCCTCGGCCTGCTGATCGGCCAGGACGTCTGGCAGCGTGTGTTCACGGCCCGCTCCCCGCGCGTGGCGCAGATCGGCGGCGCCACCGCGGGTCTGTACTGCATCGTGTACGGCGTCGCGGGCGCTGTGATCGGCATGGCTGCCCGCACCGTCACCGCGGACATCGCCGCCAAGGACGACGTGTTCGCGTGGGTCGCCCAGAACCTGCTGCCCGTCGGCGTCGGCGGCGTGGCCCTGGCGGCCGCCGTCGCGGCCATGATGTCCACCGCCTCGGGGGCGATCATCGCGGCCTCGACCGTGATGCGCACCGACATCCTCCCGATCCTCCGCGGCGAGGCCGCCGCCTCCGAGGACGGCGCCACCACCGAGGACGAGGCCCCGGAGACCGCGGCGGAGCTCGCCTCGAACCGCGGATGGGTGCTGCTGCTCGGCGCCGTCGTGCTGGGGCTGGCGATCGTCGTCCCGGACGTGGTGGCGGCCCTGACCATCGCGTACGACATCCTCGTGGGCGGCCTGTTCGTCGCGATCGTCGGCGGCCTCGTGTGGAAGCGCGGCACCGGCACGGCGGCCCTGTGGTCCATGGTGGTCGGGACGGTGGGCACCCTCGGCACCATGGGCTGGCTCGAGATGAACGCGGCCGAGCCCTTCGAGGGCGTCTTCGCGAACGAGCCGATCTACGTCGGCTTGGCCGCCTCCGCCGTCGTGTACGTCCTCCTCAGCCTGGTGACCCGGCCCACCGACCCCGCGGTCCTCGAGGCCTGGCGGGTGCGCTCCCGCCACGGCGTCGACGCCGCGGCCCGAGAGCGTCTCTGA
- a CDS encoding alcohol dehydrogenase catalytic domain-containing protein, producing MTTKNRAVAFHGIKDVRVDELDFPKLEMPDGSAAPHGVILKIVATNICGSDLHIYRGSFPVPEGMVLGHEMTGQVLEVGSDVQFLKEGDLVSVPFNVACGRCRNCRAGRTEVCETANPEQACAAYGFNLGNFQGGQAEYLFVPYADFQLLRFPDQEQAMEKILDLAVLSDILPTAFHGLMAAGAKPGSTVYIAGAGPVGRCAAAAARLLGASCIIVGDQDASRLELVRKHGCETIDLSVTENLQDAVNDILGEPMVDCAVDYVGSEAHGLGSESDEMQPIAAVNQVLDITRPGGATGIIGIYGPDPIAETKAEQEGTFPVDFGKAWIKSPHIIGGQAPIMRYNRQLMMSILWDRMPYLTEMVNPRVISLDEAPQAYAEFDQGSVDKFIIDPHGMIAR from the coding sequence ATGACCACCAAGAACCGCGCCGTGGCATTCCACGGCATCAAGGACGTGCGCGTCGACGAGCTGGACTTCCCCAAGCTGGAGATGCCTGACGGCTCCGCCGCCCCGCACGGCGTCATCCTCAAGATCGTCGCGACCAACATCTGCGGCAGCGACCTGCACATCTACCGCGGCTCCTTCCCCGTGCCCGAGGGCATGGTGCTGGGTCACGAGATGACCGGTCAGGTGCTGGAGGTCGGCAGCGACGTCCAGTTCCTCAAGGAGGGCGACCTCGTCTCCGTGCCGTTCAACGTGGCCTGCGGCCGCTGCCGCAACTGCCGCGCCGGCCGTACCGAGGTGTGTGAGACCGCCAACCCGGAGCAGGCGTGCGCCGCCTACGGCTTCAATCTGGGCAACTTCCAGGGCGGACAGGCCGAGTACCTGTTCGTGCCGTACGCCGACTTCCAGCTGCTGCGTTTCCCGGACCAGGAGCAGGCGATGGAGAAGATCCTGGATCTGGCCGTGCTCTCCGACATCCTCCCCACGGCGTTCCACGGTCTCATGGCGGCCGGCGCCAAGCCCGGCTCCACCGTCTACATCGCCGGCGCCGGCCCCGTGGGCCGGTGCGCCGCGGCCGCCGCTCGACTGCTGGGCGCCTCGTGCATCATCGTGGGCGACCAGGACGCCTCGCGTCTGGAGCTGGTGCGCAAGCACGGCTGCGAGACCATCGACCTCTCCGTCACGGAGAACCTGCAGGACGCCGTGAACGACATCCTCGGCGAGCCGATGGTGGACTGCGCGGTGGACTACGTCGGCTCCGAGGCCCACGGCCTGGGCTCCGAGTCCGACGAGATGCAGCCGATCGCCGCCGTGAACCAGGTCCTGGACATCACCCGTCCGGGCGGTGCCACGGGCATCATCGGCATCTACGGGCCGGACCCGATCGCGGAGACGAAGGCCGAGCAGGAGGGCACCTTCCCGGTGGACTTCGGCAAGGCCTGGATCAAGTCGCCCCACATCATCGGCGGACAGGCGCCCATCATGCGCTACAACCGCCAGCTGATGATGTCGATCCTGTGGGACCGGATGCCGTACCTGACGGAGATGGTCAACCCGCGCGTGATCAGCCTGGACGAGGCACCCCAGGCCTACGCGGAGTTCGACCAGGGCTCTGTGGACAAGTTCATCATCGACCCCCACGGCATGATCGCCCGCTGA
- a CDS encoding DUF202 domain-containing protein has protein sequence MRLHHDPGLQPERTVMSWGRTVLALGVLSLMFLRWWPAVGAWAFGPAVVAAVGGAAVLATQRRRYVAQSRGIAGEWARPALASVAGMVALVVGLAALGITATLLHAA, from the coding sequence ATGCGCCTGCACCACGACCCCGGGCTGCAGCCCGAGCGCACCGTGATGAGCTGGGGCCGCACCGTCCTGGCGCTGGGCGTCCTCAGCCTCATGTTCCTGAGGTGGTGGCCGGCCGTCGGCGCGTGGGCCTTCGGGCCTGCGGTGGTGGCGGCCGTCGGCGGGGCAGCGGTGCTGGCCACCCAGCGCCGGCGCTACGTGGCGCAGTCGCGCGGGATCGCCGGGGAGTGGGCCCGGCCGGCCCTGGCGTCGGTGGCCGGCATGGTCGCGCTGGTGGTGGGCTTGGCGGCCCTCGGGATCACCGCCACGCTGCTGCACGCGGCTTGA
- a CDS encoding YidH family protein, protein MDAAETHEGPEATAYDGGRPAWQHRLLAGGDEPDPRFTLANERTFLAWVRTALALLAGGVAVEAFTGALFAPPVRVALSTVLLVLAALLAVGAGARWLRVERAMRRGRPLPLPLIVPVLAGGVVLAVVVLMLAVVLPRG, encoded by the coding sequence ATGGACGCAGCGGAGACCCACGAAGGCCCCGAGGCCACCGCGTACGACGGCGGCCGGCCGGCCTGGCAGCACCGCCTCCTGGCGGGTGGGGACGAACCGGACCCCCGGTTCACGCTCGCCAACGAGCGGACGTTCCTGGCCTGGGTCCGGACGGCGCTGGCGCTGCTGGCCGGCGGGGTCGCGGTGGAGGCGTTCACCGGCGCCCTCTTCGCGCCACCGGTTCGGGTGGCGCTGAGCACGGTGCTGCTCGTCCTGGCGGCGCTGCTCGCCGTGGGCGCGGGTGCACGATGGCTCCGGGTGGAGCGCGCGATGCGCCGCGGCCGTCCGCTGCCGCTGCCACTGATCGTCCCGGTCCTGGCGGGGGGTGTCGTCCTCGCCGTCGTGGTGCTGATGCTCGCCGTCGTCCTGCCGCGGGGCTGA
- a CDS encoding VIT1/CCC1 transporter family protein produces the protein MSPAHAATPAALPEPTREQARRWRRYLADEIAEGQIYRDIAARKDGVERDILLGLAEAERRHEQHWRALLGEHAENPPRPSVHRILLRWLARIFGSVFVLALAQRAESDTPYAKDQDAPEGMVADEAIHEEVVRGLAARGREQLAGNFRAAVFGMNDGLVSNLALVMGIGATGVASSVVLFTGVAGLLAGALSMAAGEYVSVRSQRELLEASSPTQVTLEAAQHLDLDHNELKLVYLARGMTPEDAEHRALERLGYLTCDCNPQFSARPDGSQGPVDHSGSFAEIGSAWSASLSSFAFFASGALIPILPYIFGMSGLWALGLAAAMVGVALLFTGGVVGLLSGSSPLARGLRQLAIGYGAAAVTYVLGLLFGANLG, from the coding sequence ATGAGTCCCGCCCATGCCGCCACCCCCGCGGCACTCCCCGAACCCACTCGTGAACAGGCCCGACGCTGGCGCCGCTACCTCGCCGACGAGATCGCCGAGGGCCAGATCTACCGCGACATCGCCGCCCGCAAGGACGGCGTGGAGCGCGACATCCTTCTGGGCCTCGCCGAGGCCGAGCGCCGGCACGAGCAGCACTGGCGGGCCCTCCTGGGCGAGCACGCCGAGAACCCGCCGCGCCCCTCCGTCCACCGCATCCTGCTGCGCTGGCTCGCGCGGATCTTCGGCTCCGTGTTCGTGCTGGCCCTGGCCCAGCGCGCCGAGTCGGACACCCCCTACGCGAAGGACCAGGACGCCCCCGAGGGCATGGTGGCGGATGAGGCCATCCACGAGGAGGTCGTGCGCGGCCTGGCCGCCCGGGGCCGCGAGCAGCTGGCCGGCAACTTCCGCGCCGCCGTCTTCGGCATGAACGACGGGCTGGTCTCCAACCTGGCGCTCGTGATGGGCATCGGCGCGACGGGCGTGGCGTCGTCCGTGGTGCTGTTCACCGGCGTGGCCGGGCTGCTGGCGGGCGCACTGTCCATGGCGGCCGGCGAGTACGTCTCGGTGCGGTCCCAGCGGGAGCTGCTGGAGGCCTCCTCCCCCACCCAGGTCACCCTCGAGGCGGCCCAGCACCTGGACCTGGACCACAACGAGCTCAAGCTCGTCTACCTGGCCCGCGGCATGACGCCCGAGGACGCCGAGCACCGTGCGCTCGAGCGCCTCGGCTATCTCACGTGCGACTGCAACCCACAGTTCTCCGCCCGTCCCGACGGCTCCCAGGGGCCGGTGGACCACTCGGGTTCCTTCGCGGAGATCGGCTCGGCGTGGAGCGCATCCCTGTCCAGCTTCGCGTTCTTCGCCTCCGGCGCGCTCATCCCGATCCTGCCGTACATCTTCGGCATGTCCGGGCTGTGGGCCCTGGGCCTGGCAGCGGCGATGGTGGGCGTGGCCCTGCTCTTCACCGGCGGTGTGGTCGGGCTGCTGTCCGGCTCCTCACCGCTGGCTCGGGGCCTGCGCCAGCTCGCGATCGGCTACGGCGCCGCTGCCGTGACGTACGTGCTCGGCCTGCTCTTCGGCGCGAACCTGGGCTGA
- the sucD gene encoding succinate--CoA ligase subunit alpha, with the protein MSIYLNKDSKVIVQGITGGEGTKHTRLMLKAGTNIVGGVNARKAGTTVSHEDKDGNAVELPVFGSVTEAMEKTGADVSVAFVPPAFAKDAAIEAIEAEIPLLVVITEGIPVQDSAKFFALSQSKTGEDGKPKTRIIGPNCPGIITPGEALAGITPATITGSGPIGLVSKSGTLTYQMMYELKDFGFSTAIGIGGDPVIGTTHIDALEAFEADPDTQAIVMIGEIGGDAEERAAEFIKANVTKPVVGYVAGFTAPEGKTMGHAGAIVSGSAGTAQAKKEALEAAGVKVGKTPSETAELMREIMKGLA; encoded by the coding sequence ATGTCGATCTACCTGAACAAGGACTCCAAGGTCATCGTCCAGGGCATCACCGGCGGCGAGGGCACCAAGCACACCCGCCTGATGCTCAAGGCCGGCACGAACATCGTGGGCGGCGTCAACGCCCGCAAGGCCGGCACCACCGTGTCCCACGAGGACAAGGACGGCAACGCCGTCGAGCTGCCGGTCTTCGGCTCCGTCACGGAGGCCATGGAGAAGACCGGCGCGGACGTGTCCGTCGCCTTCGTGCCGCCGGCCTTCGCCAAGGACGCCGCGATCGAGGCCATCGAGGCCGAGATCCCGCTGCTCGTGGTCATCACCGAGGGCATCCCGGTGCAGGACTCCGCGAAGTTCTTCGCCCTGTCCCAGTCGAAGACCGGCGAGGACGGCAAGCCGAAGACCCGCATCATCGGCCCGAACTGCCCCGGCATCATCACCCCGGGCGAGGCCCTGGCCGGCATCACCCCGGCCACGATCACCGGCTCCGGCCCGATCGGCCTCGTGTCCAAGTCGGGCACCCTGACCTACCAGATGATGTACGAGCTGAAGGACTTCGGCTTCTCCACCGCCATCGGCATCGGCGGCGACCCGGTCATCGGCACCACCCACATCGACGCCCTCGAGGCGTTCGAGGCCGACCCGGACACCCAGGCCATCGTGATGATCGGTGAGATCGGCGGCGACGCCGAGGAGCGTGCGGCCGAGTTCATCAAGGCCAACGTCACCAAGCCGGTCGTCGGCTACGTGGCCGGCTTCACCGCCCCGGAGGGCAAGACCATGGGCCACGCCGGCGCCATCGTCTCCGGCTCCGCCGGCACCGCGCAGGCCAAGAAGGAGGCCCTCGAGGCCGCGGGCGTGAAGGTCGGCAAGACCCCGTCCGAGACCGCCGAGCTCATGCGCGAGATCATGAAGGGCCTGGCCTGA